CAAATGCATTTACACCAGAAGGTGAGCAGTTGTATCCAAATTATGATGCTAACGGATTTTTTGAAGGTACTTATAATAGAGCCAATGGAGATCAATATCCTCTAGGGGCAGATATTAAGCAGCTTACTCACGGATCATCTGGAAATACCTTAAGAGGTGGAGACTATTATTGGGATGATGTAAATGGAGATTTTGTAATAGATAGTGATGATGAGCAGATTTTGGGTAACGGTCTACCAACTGTTTTTGGTGGGTTTTCACACGATATCACCTATAAAAACTGGTCTTTCGAAACTTTGTTCGATTATAGTTTTGGTAACGATATTTATAGAAGGTATGATCATGATAGGAACAGTTTAAGAGCAGCAGTATTATCTGTCTCTCCAGGTAGACTTGATAATGCTTGGCAAAATCAAGGCGATATAGCTACCTATCCAGCTTTAGAAGGCGGTAATACTAGAGTTCAAAATAGATTTGATTTTACAGGAGCAACAGCAAATAGCACTTATGTATCGGACGGAAGTTATATTAAATGGAGATATGTTAGGTTTGGTTATAGCTTTCCTCAAGAAGTTCTGGAAAATCTTAATATTGGTATGACTGGACTTAAGCTTAATTTTTCGGTAAATAACTTGCTCACTTGGACGAACTATCCTGGATATAACCCAGAATTTGGTTCTAGAGGTAACCCGTTGACGCCAAGTGAGGATTCATTAAGATATCCAAATGATAGAGAGATTTTATTAACTCTTAGGGCACAATTTTAAAATTAAAGTTATGAAAAATATGATATTAAATAAATTAAAATATACAATATGCAGTCTAGTTTTATTAGGTGTATTGTATTCTTGTGATGATTTTGTTGATGAGTTACCTATAAGTGAAATTTCTCCAGAGCAATTTTACAAAGATAATGCACAATTAGAAGCGGCATTAATTGGTGCTTATGATGGTGTTCAAGTTGCATACAGTGATTTTTATATAAATACAGGCGAATTTAGGTCGGATGATTTTCAACCAAATGGAGCCAATGCTTCTAGAAATTCATTACATAATAGCACATTAGATCCAGGAGAAGGATACTTAAGATGGAGAAATCATTATGTGGTTATTGATAGGGTAAATAGAATTATTGAAGCAGAAAATAATTTTGTTGGAGCAGATCCAAATCTTATAGGGCAAGCTTATGCTATTAGGTCTAAAGTGTATTTTGATTTAGCACGAATGTTTAATGATGTACCTGTTTTTACCAAACCCATTAATACAGTAAGTGAAGCTAAACAACCTCAAACCCCATATGCCGAGGTTATGTCTAATTTGGTTATTCCTGATATGTTGAAAGCTGAAGAATACCTATCAACAGTACAATCAAACTATAGATTTTCTAAGTCTAGTGTTTTAGCTCATCAAGCTGAAGTTTATATGTGGGAGAAACAAGAACAATTGGCAAAAGAGGCTATAGAGAAGTTAATTACACTAGGTTCGCACAGTTTGGTGCAAACTCCAGAAGATTGGCAAAATCTATTCTTGAATCAACCAGCTACCGATCAATTCCCAGACGGTCCAGGTAAAGTTCAGATGGGACCTGAGTTAATTTTTTCAATTCAATATAATTTTGAAGAGACTTCTTCAGGAGTTGCAAGAGCTTATAATGCTGGGGCAGCTGTAACTACCATTTCTGAAGAAACTGAATTAGAATGGATTAGAAGGTTTCCTATCGATTCATTAGGTTGGGCAACAAAGTATCCTAATACAGATCCAGTTTTCTCACAGGTAGTAGAAGAAGTAGATACAACATACACAGTTCCGTTATATGGCGATTGGAGACATTTTGCTTGTAGAAACGAAAATGCTACCATGGAAGATGGATTAGGATCTGCTGCATTTGGGGAAGCCAGATGCACCAAATTTATTAAGAATAGGGTTGGTCTAGATCCAAATGATGATAATACAGACATTCCTGTTTTTCGTTTTGCTGATATGATTTTGTTGCTCGCAGAGGCCGAACTAAAGCTGGGTAACCCTAATGTATGTTTAGACTTGATTAATCAAGTAAGAACGGCAAGGCAATTACCATTAGCATCACAAACTGATTTTGGAAATTCATTTGAAGCGCAGCTAGACTTCTTATTGATAGAAAGAAAATTAGAATTGTTTGGTGAAGCCAAAAGATGGTGGGATTTGGTTCGAAATGACAAGGCGGTTGAAGTAATGACTCCAATTTTGAACAATAGAGAAGTAATTCCTTTCGGTGAAGACCGTATTGTTTGGCCGATTTTCAGAGAACATTTATTGGAAAATGAATTGTTAAATCAAAATCCAGGATGGGATTAAAAAAAGAAGAAATTATGAAAATTTATATAAAAAGTTTAGTCATTGTCGGGTTGTTATTTGTGCTAAGTTCATGCACTTTAGACGTACAAGAACAGTTTAACTTTAAACCAGAAAACACTTATGCAGATCCTTTCGAGAATTTAACAGCTTGGGAGTATATTCAATCTAGAACGACTACAGATATTGCAGATGATTTAAACAGGAAAGTTTTAAATCAAGAAGAGTTAGATTTTATGATTGCAGCGATAAAACATGTTGGTTTTGAAGACCTGTATAGCCAAACAGCAACAAGAAGAACTTACTTCTTGTTAAATAACAATGCTTTTACAGGTGGAAATGCGGATAGAGATATTATTAGAGCAGTTACCGGAACCACGCAAGCACCAACGGCAAGGGTAAATGCTGATTCTTTAATGGCTACCATAACTGAGCCTTATCAAATAAACAGGTTAAAAGCTATATTGAAGTATCATATCGTAGAAGAAGAGGTGCAACAGGTTCCTAAAATCACCATTTTTG
This genomic interval from Tamlana carrageenivorans contains the following:
- a CDS encoding RagB/SusD family nutrient uptake outer membrane protein; this encodes MYSCDDFVDELPISEISPEQFYKDNAQLEAALIGAYDGVQVAYSDFYINTGEFRSDDFQPNGANASRNSLHNSTLDPGEGYLRWRNHYVVIDRVNRIIEAENNFVGADPNLIGQAYAIRSKVYFDLARMFNDVPVFTKPINTVSEAKQPQTPYAEVMSNLVIPDMLKAEEYLSTVQSNYRFSKSSVLAHQAEVYMWEKQEQLAKEAIEKLITLGSHSLVQTPEDWQNLFLNQPATDQFPDGPGKVQMGPELIFSIQYNFEETSSGVARAYNAGAAVTTISEETELEWIRRFPIDSLGWATKYPNTDPVFSQVVEEVDTTYTVPLYGDWRHFACRNENATMEDGLGSAAFGEARCTKFIKNRVGLDPNDDNTDIPVFRFADMILLLAEAELKLGNPNVCLDLINQVRTARQLPLASQTDFGNSFEAQLDFLLIERKLELFGEAKRWWDLVRNDKAVEVMTPILNNREVIPFGEDRIVWPIFREHLLENELLNQNPGWD